A stretch of DNA from Thermocrinis sp.:
TAAAAGGTTTAGGTTTTGCCAAAGCTTGTCAGCTAAAGGCGGTTATAGAATTGTCAAAGAGAATAAATGATCCATACTCAGGATTTAAAATATCATCACCACAAGAGGCTTACAGGTTTGTAAAAGAAAAGGTCCCATTGGACGAAAGGAGAGAGCATCTAATAGCTCTTTATCTTACACCCACAAACAAGGTGATAGACTTTGAGATAGTAGCCATCGGTAGGATGAACTCTTTGTATGCAGAACCTAAGGACATTCTCTATGGAGCCATAAAAAACGGATGCAGTTCAATAATAATATTTCACAACCATCCCAAAGGGGAGGCTAAGCCCTCAAAGGAAGACATAGAATTTACCCGAAGGCTAAAACAGGCGTGCCAGCTTTTAGGTTTTGATCTACTCGATCACATCATCCTCACCAGAGACGACTATTACTCCATGAAAGCTAATGGGCACCTTTGAGCTTACTCCTCACAGACTGATACTTCTCTCTTACATATTGGTTATACTCGTAGGCTCCCTTTTTCTCTCTCTTCCTATCTCCACATACAAAGACATAAGCTTTTTAGATGCACTCTTTACTGCCACTTCTGCTAC
This window harbors:
- the radC gene encoding DNA repair protein RadC; this encodes MYEEKSIKKLPKDLRPREKLSRLGAEVLSEEELVAIILGSGSKGEDVMSLAKRVVGVGWNKINSMSVEQLTKEIKGLGFAKACQLKAVIELSKRINDPYSGFKISSPQEAYRFVKEKVPLDERREHLIALYLTPTNKVIDFEIVAIGRMNSLYAEPKDILYGAIKNGCSSIIIFHNHPKGEAKPSKEDIEFTRRLKQACQLLGFDLLDHIILTRDDYYSMKANGHL